From Candidatus Hydrogenedens sp., a single genomic window includes:
- a CDS encoding thioredoxin family protein, whose translation MKEIKVLGPGCMKCVQLYNNAKTAADELNIECEIEKISDIQKIMDYGVMMTPALVVDGEVKTVGKVPSVEEIKKILAS comes from the coding sequence ATGAAAGAAATTAAAGTATTAGGTCCCGGTTGTATGAAGTGCGTGCAACTATATAACAACGCAAAAACCGCTGCAGATGAACTCAATATTGAATGTGAAATTGAAAAGATTTCTGATATTCAGAAAATCATGGACTATGGTGTTATGATGACACCTGCGTTGGTTGTAGATGGAGAAGTAAAGACAGTGGGAAAAGTTCCGTCTGTTGAAGAAATAAAGAAAATATTAGCGTCATAA
- a CDS encoding nitrophenyl compound nitroreductase subunit ArsF family protein, whose translation MKNIISVLLILFVCISLGYLVYSEVRNNRITVSDVKAQTAGNTSQENKTSPTDTGDKSEAKEKVIVYYFHGTARCPTCRAIEQYAKEAIENTFKKELETGKLEFRSVNVEEPQNEHFIQDFQLSTRCVVVEWNVNGKAQDWKRLEKVWELIHGDKTRYYNYIQENVREYLKG comes from the coding sequence ATGAAAAATATTATTTCTGTTTTATTAATTCTTTTTGTGTGTATTTCATTAGGTTATCTCGTATATTCAGAGGTAAGAAATAATCGAATTACTGTTTCTGATGTAAAAGCACAAACCGCAGGAAATACATCACAAGAAAATAAAACTTCTCCAACAGATACTGGGGATAAATCAGAAGCCAAGGAAAAGGTTATTGTTTATTATTTTCATGGGACTGCTCGTTGTCCTACCTGTCGAGCTATTGAACAATATGCGAAGGAAGCAATTGAAAATACCTTTAAGAAAGAATTGGAAACAGGGAAATTGGAATTCCGAAGTGTAAATGTAGAGGAGCCACAAAATGAACATTTTATACAGGACTTTCAGTTATCTACACGCTGTGTTGTTGTAGAATGGAATGTAAATGGAAAAGCCCAGGATTGGAAAAGATTGGAAAAGGTTTGGGAACTTATTCATGGGGATAAAACAAGATATTATAACTACATACAAGAAAATGTCCGTGAGTATTTGAAGGGATAA